Proteins encoded within one genomic window of Mycolicibacterium aubagnense:
- a CDS encoding DMT family transporter codes for MAWVVLVISGVLEAVWATAMGKSEGFTRLSPSIVFAVAIVASMAGLAYAMRELPVGTAYAVWVGIGAVLTVVYAMATGDEPTSLLKVVFLVTIVGGVVGLKLVH; via the coding sequence ATGGCGTGGGTAGTTCTTGTCATTTCCGGTGTCCTCGAAGCGGTGTGGGCAACAGCGATGGGCAAGTCCGAAGGGTTCACCAGACTGTCGCCGAGCATTGTGTTCGCCGTTGCGATTGTTGCCAGCATGGCCGGGCTGGCGTACGCCATGCGCGAGCTTCCGGTCGGCACCGCCTACGCGGTCTGGGTGGGTATCGGCGCCGTGCTCACCGTCGTCTACGCGATGGCGACCGGCGACGAGCCGACGTCACTGCTGAAGGTGGTTTTCCTGGTGACGATCGTCGGCGGCGTGGTGGGGCTCAAGCTCGTGCACTGA
- a CDS encoding Lrp/AsnC family transcriptional regulator codes for MDRLDSAIIDVLREDGRIANVALAERVGLTPGPCLRRVQRLEADGVIVGYQAQISPAAAHQSFEVLLDIEITDFDMKSIESFEDTMAAYPQVLELHRLFGSPDYLCRVAVADLAAYEQFLTSKVLSIPGIHRVSSRFPMKTIKSLRPT; via the coding sequence ATGGACCGACTTGATTCAGCAATAATCGACGTCCTACGCGAGGACGGCCGGATCGCGAACGTCGCGCTGGCCGAACGGGTCGGGCTCACGCCGGGGCCATGCCTGCGCCGGGTGCAGCGACTCGAAGCCGACGGCGTCATTGTCGGCTACCAGGCGCAGATCTCACCCGCCGCCGCCCATCAGAGCTTCGAGGTGCTCCTCGACATCGAGATCACGGACTTCGACATGAAGAGCATCGAGTCCTTCGAAGACACGATGGCTGCGTATCCCCAAGTCCTCGAACTCCATCGACTGTTCGGGTCGCCGGACTATCTCTGCCGTGTCGCGGTCGCGGACCTCGCGGCCTACGAGCAGTTCTTGACGAGCAAGGTGCTGTCCATCCCCGGCATCCATCGCGTCTCGTCGCGGTTCCCGATGAAGACGATCAAGTCCCTGCGGCCTACATGA